The window CAACAGAAGAAAAGCGTCTTTTTAGCCAAATTGTGCTGGGAGAAACATTGAAGACGGAAAAAGATCAATATATTTGGTATAAAGGCGGATCGACTTTGTTTGTTTTCACAGCTGCTTTATATCGAAAAACGGAAACATCATCCATATCCATTTCTCTATTTATCAATGATCCGAAAGCGAATCATTCTCACTGGGTTGGGGAAGTATTCAATGAATTTATGCTTACTGCAGCAGTGGATCAAAACTTTCGACAACGATTGATTCAAGCTTTTACTAAATAATCATCAAAAAAACAGAGGGAGACACCCCTCTGTTTTATTAATTCTGCATGGGAAACGCTTTGTATACATCTTGGCGTTTTTCTTTTGACTTCACAACTCCATCAACCAGTTCCTTCTGCCAAAGCGCTGCATCGTCTTGGTACTCTTTAAATGAGTGAGGCAGCTTTTTTTCTAGCTCTTTTCTTTGAAACGTGACGGATGATTTGTCGTTAGAGTTCATTTTGAGTGTCACTTGCTCTACGTTATCGACAAGGATAAAAAGTGCGAGTGCGTTGTATAAATACGTTTTCTCAATTGTCTCCTTTTGATCAAACCAGTATGCGTCAAATTGTTCTTCTGTGTATCCGGCATTTTCTTTTACTCCGTACGTGACGTCTAATGCTTTCCCATCAACGATTTCAAATTCTCGAATCATGCCTCCAGGAAGCTCTGATAAGATGTCACGAATGGCTGAGTTGTTACCTAGATACGTGCTTTTATGCTTGGAAAGCTGTTTTAAGGATATGTCTTCTATTCCTTTCATGTCGCTCTTCTGCTCGGTCGCTTGACTGCTGCATGCAGATAGGATGACTGTTAATAGCAGCAGGATATACATCCACTTCTTCATTGATTTTGCCCCTTTTCCATTCTTTCTATATAAGTGTTTATTTTATCACAATTTTCCATTACGATAGATCATTGATTTCCATTTACTGAACTGCATGTTTTGTTCAAACCAACGAACAATACAAAGAAAAAAGGAGTTCAGTCCATGGCAGAAGTGCTTTCATTTTATCAACTGAAAACAAAACGAGATGTCACGCTTGAAAAGAAGCTTTTGCGTACATTGTCTCTTCAACAAGTGACGGT is drawn from Bacillus pumilus and contains these coding sequences:
- a CDS encoding DUF4825 domain-containing protein, giving the protein MKKWMYILLLLTVILSACSSQATEQKSDMKGIEDISLKQLSKHKSTYLGNNSAIRDILSELPGGMIREFEIVDGKALDVTYGVKENAGYTEEQFDAYWFDQKETIEKTYLYNALALFILVDNVEQVTLKMNSNDKSSVTFQRKELEKKLPHSFKEYQDDAALWQKELVDGVVKSKEKRQDVYKAFPMQN